The Mangrovibacillus cuniculi sequence CAACCTACAAGAGCACAGTGTTGTTCTTATCCGTGGCGGACGTGTAAAGGATTTACCAGGGGTACGTTATCACATCGTACGTGGTGCTCTTGATACAGCTGGTGTAGACAGCCGTATGCAAAGCCGTTCTAAATACGGAACTAAGCGCCCTAAAGCAGCTAAGAAGTAATAATAAAAACTTAAATTTCGAAAGGAGGAACTTACATGCCTCGTAAAGGTCCTGTTGCAAAACGTGACGTATTACCAGATCCTATGTATAACTCAAAACTTGTAACACGCTTAATCAACAAAATGATGATTGATGGAAAGCGTGGTACATCTCAAAAGATTCTATATGCAGCTTTTGATATCGTTTCAGAACGTAGTGGTAAAGATGCTATGGAAGTTTTTGATCAAGCTTTAAAAAATATCATGCCTGTACTTGAAGTACGTGCACGCCGTGTTGGTGGAGCAAACTACCAAGTACCAGTTGAGGTACGTCCTGATCGTCGTACAACTCTTGGTCTTCGTTGGTTAGTTAACTACTCTCGCCTTCGTGGTGAAAAAACGATGGAAGAGCGTCTAGCTAACGAAATTCTTGATGCAGCTAACAACACTGGTTCTGCAGTTAAGAAACGTGAAGACACTCACAAAATGGCGGAAGCAAACAAAGCGTTCGCTCACTATCGTTGGTAATTTTTTAATATACTCCATAATAGGAAGGAGATTGACGACATGGCTAGAGAGTTTTCATTACAGAAAACACGTAACATT is a genomic window containing:
- the rpsG gene encoding 30S ribosomal protein S7, which produces MPRKGPVAKRDVLPDPMYNSKLVTRLINKMMIDGKRGTSQKILYAAFDIVSERSGKDAMEVFDQALKNIMPVLEVRARRVGGANYQVPVEVRPDRRTTLGLRWLVNYSRLRGEKTMEERLANEILDAANNTGSAVKKREDTHKMAEANKAFAHYRW